The following coding sequences are from one Leptospira stimsonii window:
- a CDS encoding iron-containing redox enzyme family protein has translation MQTFHSSQTSVSFRTSLEESVRKHPVLTSNFWLESKERRMEKEDLLLWLRQEYFVSVDFVNWFLNTAAISESLEAKIVLVQNIWEELGEGTAADSHVSILRKFLSDMGEVVFESHCLPETKAYLDLMRRITTTDFYSALGALGPANEYLLKLEYSRMFMSYRELKGRSSLPEGKFFQVNLDADESHAEKLFRLIESVADTEEKKNRVMEGNRLALDARLVFYEGLSAFQSL, from the coding sequence ATGCAGACGTTTCATTCTTCTCAAACTTCCGTTTCTTTTCGAACTTCCCTGGAAGAATCGGTTCGTAAACATCCTGTTTTAACTTCTAATTTTTGGTTGGAATCCAAGGAAAGAAGAATGGAAAAGGAAGACCTTCTTCTTTGGTTGCGTCAGGAATATTTTGTGAGCGTGGATTTCGTAAACTGGTTTCTGAACACGGCGGCGATCAGCGAAAGTCTGGAAGCGAAGATTGTTCTCGTTCAAAATATCTGGGAAGAGTTGGGCGAAGGAACGGCGGCCGATTCTCATGTTTCGATTCTTAGGAAATTTCTTTCCGATATGGGAGAGGTGGTTTTTGAATCACACTGTCTTCCTGAAACCAAAGCCTATCTCGATTTAATGAGAAGAATAACGACTACGGATTTTTATTCGGCACTCGGCGCACTCGGCCCTGCCAACGAGTATTTGCTTAAATTAGAATATTCAAGAATGTTTATGTCTTACCGAGAGTTGAAAGGTCGATCGTCACTTCCGGAGGGGAAATTCTTCCAAGTCAACTTGGATGCGGACGAATCTCACGCGGAAAAACTTTTTCGTTTGATCGAATCCGTCGCAGATACTGAGGAAAAGAAGAATAGGGTGATGGAAGGAAATCGCCTGGCACTGGATGCGAGGCTCGTTTTTTACGAAGGGTTATCTGCTTTTCAAAGTCTTTAA
- the bfr gene encoding bacterioferritin, translated as MKGNKEVLEILGEVLAAELTAINQYFIHAKMNKNWGFKKLADFMKHESIDEMKHADEVIDRILYLDGVPDLQRYMKINVGNNIQEILKADLELEYAAVERFNRGIAIAVKNNDNGTRELFEKILVSEEEHVDWIEAQQEIIRQIGVENYLAQQIE; from the coding sequence ATGAAAGGAAACAAAGAAGTTCTCGAAATTCTTGGCGAAGTTCTTGCCGCCGAACTCACAGCTATCAATCAATATTTTATTCACGCAAAGATGAACAAGAATTGGGGTTTCAAAAAACTCGCAGACTTTATGAAACACGAATCGATTGACGAGATGAAACACGCCGACGAAGTCATCGATCGAATTCTTTATCTGGACGGAGTTCCCGATCTTCAGAGATACATGAAGATCAACGTCGGAAACAATATTCAGGAAATCCTCAAAGCGGACCTGGAACTGGAATACGCGGCCGTCGAAAGATTTAACAGAGGGATTGCGATCGCGGTGAAAAACAACGATAACGGAACCCGCGAACTTTTTGAGAAAATTCTCGTTTCGGAAGAAGAACACGTCGATTGGATCGAAGCACAACAGGAAATCATTCGTCAAATCGGCGTTGAAAACTATCTGGCGCAACAAATCGAGTGA
- a CDS encoding HAD family hydrolase, producing the protein MSSFSSDSLQALAFDVDGTLFSSEEIILEVYKDSIEHFSKSSGIPIELPSRERIMDEIGKPVKTIFLNLLPQLQEEQRDSISDSVLRFLCQRIRNGEGEFYPQVKETIESLSRKGFRILAASNGRRQYVETILDVAGALPFFDPIVVIDNERIKTKGGILKEYVKLYGFEAEKILMIGDRLSDHEAARQNGCPFAFCTYGHANPGEIPDFEMELKNLSDLAKLL; encoded by the coding sequence ATGTCTTCTTTTTCCAGCGATTCTCTGCAGGCCCTCGCCTTCGACGTAGACGGAACCTTGTTTTCCTCCGAGGAGATCATTCTCGAAGTCTATAAGGATTCGATCGAACATTTTTCCAAAAGTTCGGGGATTCCCATAGAATTGCCTTCGCGAGAAAGAATTATGGACGAGATCGGAAAGCCGGTCAAAACCATTTTCCTCAATCTTCTTCCCCAACTTCAAGAAGAACAAAGAGACTCGATTTCGGACAGCGTCCTCCGTTTTCTCTGTCAGAGGATCCGAAACGGAGAAGGAGAATTTTATCCTCAGGTGAAAGAGACGATCGAATCTCTTTCCCGGAAGGGTTTTCGAATTTTAGCCGCGTCCAACGGAAGAAGGCAGTACGTAGAAACCATCCTGGATGTAGCCGGAGCTCTTCCCTTCTTTGATCCGATCGTAGTCATCGACAACGAAAGGATCAAAACCAAAGGTGGAATTCTAAAAGAATACGTTAAACTCTACGGATTCGAAGCGGAGAAAATTCTTATGATCGGAGACAGGCTTTCCGACCACGAAGCGGCTCGCCAAAACGGTTGTCCTTTTGCTTTTTGCACCTACGGACACGCCAATCCGGGAGAAATTCCGGACTTCGAGATGGAACTCAAAAACCTTTCCGATCTCGCAAAACTCCTCTGA
- a CDS encoding GerMN domain-containing protein, with amino-acid sequence MPDSEKRKNLIFILTGIIFTLVLLDKSTGSGFSLSGTGFQGFRNIGKMNPESQNSNRGNLNHKEMMDQAEDEILGELLQNGDVQTSSSENTNTVEEDLNEENLVPVMDPQISESQGKESTTVLPTEKGELALYFLKFYGKGSKSHSRLVKVLRLSKGGDRVKLILNSLIAGPVLAEKEKGILNSIPSRLAYDSDYKIEDGILKISLSADLERDAGPEILKDRIDQLTYSLMENLPIRGVSLRINGKSVRSLGGEGMPLPSVLTKNPRKIVVF; translated from the coding sequence GTGCCGGATTCTGAAAAAAGAAAAAATCTCATCTTCATTCTTACAGGGATTATCTTTACGTTAGTGCTTTTGGATAAAAGCACCGGCTCCGGATTTTCTCTTTCGGGAACCGGCTTTCAAGGTTTTCGAAACATCGGCAAGATGAATCCGGAATCCCAAAATTCCAATCGTGGAAATCTCAATCACAAAGAGATGATGGATCAAGCCGAAGACGAAATCCTCGGAGAACTCCTACAAAACGGAGACGTACAGACCTCGTCTTCCGAAAATACAAACACCGTCGAAGAAGACCTAAACGAGGAGAATCTCGTGCCTGTGATGGACCCTCAAATTTCAGAATCGCAGGGCAAAGAATCCACAACCGTTCTCCCAACCGAAAAAGGAGAACTGGCCCTCTACTTTCTCAAGTTTTATGGAAAGGGAAGTAAAAGTCATTCGAGGCTGGTGAAGGTTCTTCGTCTTTCCAAAGGTGGGGACCGCGTGAAGCTGATCTTAAATTCCCTGATTGCAGGCCCCGTCCTTGCGGAAAAAGAGAAAGGAATTCTCAACTCGATTCCTTCTCGTCTCGCGTATGATTCCGATTACAAAATCGAAGACGGAATCCTAAAAATTTCTCTCAGCGCAGATTTAGAACGAGACGCGGGTCCGGAAATTCTCAAGGATCGAATCGACCAGCTCACATATAGTTTGATGGAGAATCTACCGATTCGAGGAGTTTCTCTTCGAATCAACGGTAAATCGGTCCGCTCCCTCGGTGGCGAAGGAATGCCCCTTCCTTCCGTTCTGACAAAAAATCCACGAAAGATCGTCGTTTTTTAA
- a CDS encoding thiolase family protein: MIFNLTIFKKIDQVSSSAFIIDSQLSRFGKTELDYHSLSYQTAIQLLKRNSDFEPQFLIFAAMAPERYTGEIFLPARIKESLGLKNLFVIRTETASSSGASALHTATYLLRSGSFQRGIVIATEVMSRLEREANNLLLGSVLSERQRGFAMSMAQGGGMIATRYLYEHGYDRKDLFTLSKKLHDNGLQNQNAHIRKNITEEEYFKSPLFTSPLCLYDISPLSDGSCALLLSSEKTNSSKELKIAGMGHGIGNLSSPPGDLSFPSSVSAFAGAYKEACLKPEDIHIAELHDAFTPFELIGAEDAGLFPRGKALRYVKEGKTHPDGQLPINASGGLKTRGHPVGVSGLAQIAELQTWMYKEERFQNGLALSIGGLGVNNFATILSKG, from the coding sequence TTGATTTTCAATCTCACAATTTTCAAAAAGATAGACCAAGTGTCTTCATCCGCTTTCATCATCGATTCACAACTCAGTCGCTTCGGTAAAACTGAACTTGATTATCATTCTCTTTCGTATCAAACCGCGATTCAACTTCTCAAAAGAAATTCTGATTTTGAACCTCAATTTCTTATCTTTGCGGCGATGGCTCCGGAACGTTATACAGGAGAGATTTTTCTTCCCGCAAGAATCAAAGAAAGTTTAGGCCTGAAGAATCTTTTCGTCATCCGCACGGAGACCGCATCCTCGAGTGGAGCGAGTGCGTTGCATACCGCGACCTATCTTCTGAGATCCGGTTCGTTTCAAAGAGGAATTGTGATCGCAACCGAAGTGATGAGCCGTCTTGAAAGAGAAGCAAACAATCTACTCTTGGGAAGTGTTTTGTCCGAGCGCCAAAGGGGATTTGCCATGTCCATGGCCCAGGGTGGGGGAATGATCGCGACTCGGTATCTCTACGAACACGGATACGATCGGAAGGATCTCTTTACACTTTCCAAAAAACTCCACGACAATGGACTTCAGAACCAAAACGCGCATATTCGAAAGAATATTACGGAAGAAGAATATTTTAAATCACCCCTTTTTACGAGTCCGCTCTGTTTGTATGATATTTCTCCTCTTTCGGATGGCAGTTGCGCTTTGCTCCTGAGCTCTGAAAAAACGAATTCTTCCAAGGAATTGAAGATCGCCGGTATGGGACACGGAATCGGAAACCTTTCTTCTCCTCCGGGAGACTTGAGTTTTCCTTCGAGTGTTTCTGCATTCGCCGGCGCCTACAAAGAAGCCTGCCTAAAACCGGAAGACATACATATCGCCGAACTTCACGATGCGTTTACTCCATTCGAGTTGATCGGAGCCGAGGACGCCGGACTTTTTCCTCGAGGAAAAGCGCTACGTTATGTGAAAGAGGGAAAGACCCATCCGGACGGACAACTTCCGATCAACGCTTCCGGAGGTTTGAAAACGAGAGGACATCCGGTCGGCGTTTCCGGTTTGGCTCAGATTGCGGAACTTCAAACCTGGATGTATAAGGAGGAACGTTTTCAAAACGGACTCGCTCTTTCCATCGGAGGATTGGGAGTGAACAACTTTGCAACGATTCTTTCCAAAGGATAA
- a CDS encoding KamA family radical SAM protein, translating to MKTSDLGQTGASSSKTILQNRAELFSSFVWTDYKAQLQNRVQGEKLERYFELSSSERIGLQETIRLNVSATPYYISLTDPNDPEDPIRKMILPREAESIFSPEESNDPLHEERLSPVRGLTHMYPDRVLLFTNHECSVYCRHCMRGRKVSDSKERMTTENLESCFEYIESHPEIRDVVLSGGDPLNLSDSKIDWILERLERIEHVKICRLGTRNPVTLPFRITYELCNIIDSHNNDRLSVFCNTQFNHAKECTPEAKEAVLKLLKAGVSVGNQCVLLKGINDSGETMLELHKKLLELRIRAYYMYDPELIPGSRGFRTPLAKGIEIVGYLRGKIAGMGIPQFVNDLPGGGGKITLTPDWYLGYYKPERTHVFRSALRGTYHLSPEPPDSTMEEQYPEISLETWERIFPGSFGAKEKHSYE from the coding sequence ATGAAAACCTCGGACCTCGGTCAAACTGGCGCTTCTTCTTCGAAAACGATTTTGCAAAATCGTGCGGAACTCTTTTCATCCTTTGTCTGGACCGATTATAAGGCGCAACTGCAGAATCGGGTCCAAGGTGAAAAATTGGAGCGTTACTTCGAGCTGAGTTCGAGCGAAAGAATCGGATTACAAGAGACGATTCGACTGAACGTTTCCGCGACCCCATATTACATTTCTCTTACGGACCCGAACGATCCGGAAGATCCGATTCGAAAGATGATTCTTCCGAGAGAAGCAGAATCGATTTTTTCTCCGGAAGAATCAAACGATCCTCTTCACGAAGAAAGACTTTCACCGGTGAGAGGTTTGACTCATATGTATCCGGACCGGGTACTTCTTTTTACCAATCACGAATGTTCGGTTTATTGCAGACATTGTATGAGAGGAAGAAAGGTTTCCGATTCCAAGGAGAGAATGACGACTGAAAACTTGGAATCGTGTTTTGAATACATAGAATCCCATCCTGAAATTAGGGACGTTGTTTTGTCCGGAGGAGATCCCCTGAACTTGAGCGATTCCAAGATCGATTGGATTTTGGAACGACTCGAAAGAATCGAACACGTAAAAATCTGCAGGTTAGGGACAAGAAATCCCGTGACACTGCCGTTTCGAATCACATACGAACTTTGTAATATAATAGATTCTCATAATAACGATCGATTGTCCGTCTTCTGCAACACGCAATTCAATCACGCCAAGGAATGTACTCCCGAAGCGAAAGAAGCGGTTCTAAAACTTCTCAAAGCCGGTGTGAGCGTCGGGAATCAGTGTGTGCTCCTAAAAGGGATCAACGATTCCGGAGAAACTATGTTAGAACTTCATAAAAAACTGTTGGAGTTACGAATCCGAGCGTATTATATGTACGATCCCGAATTGATTCCTGGTTCCAGAGGTTTTAGAACCCCCCTTGCGAAAGGAATCGAGATTGTAGGTTATCTTCGCGGAAAGATCGCCGGAATGGGAATCCCTCAATTTGTGAACGACCTACCTGGGGGAGGAGGAAAGATTACCCTGACTCCGGATTGGTATCTCGGTTATTACAAACCGGAGAGGACGCACGTCTTTCGATCCGCGTTACGCGGGACGTATCACTTGAGTCCGGAACCTCCCGATTCCACAATGGAAGAACAATATCCTGAAATCTCCCTCGAAACCTGGGAAAGAATTTTTCCAGGAAGTTTCGGCGCGAAAGAAAAACATTCGTATGAATGA
- a CDS encoding acetylglutamate kinase, with product MKHQEILLKLLEVTENTKDSFQFLKLFRSIEPEKFAVIYADSGTLMESAEALLYNLKLLHKLELYPVVVLDKDGISYTNLFYRNQSKEEADSTLPGKLFRHFNQIESSVALALTEKKLPVFIAEERGKALFEFLNNLCSSLKTKKLIYLNPRGGIYSGGEKISIYDVDSTIEPDPIDSVLFHACNELYKNVMDPEFGIAITSASSILKELFTIKGSGTLIRKKNRIDFISDLNSVPKEKINHLIERAFQRPLKPNFWEQEFAGILLESEYKGCALVKKTPYGFFLSKFAVDEIARGEGVGRDIWDQMVQRFPVLFWRARKENSISKWYMKVCDGMQKEGIWIYFWIGVLEEHIQPICNFLKNLPQDLEAPSNNPK from the coding sequence ATGAAACACCAGGAAATTCTTCTTAAACTCTTAGAAGTCACTGAGAACACGAAGGATTCATTCCAATTTTTAAAACTCTTTCGTTCCATCGAACCAGAAAAGTTCGCCGTAATCTATGCAGACTCGGGAACTTTGATGGAATCTGCGGAAGCGCTTCTCTACAACCTCAAACTTCTTCACAAATTGGAACTCTATCCGGTTGTGGTATTGGATAAGGACGGAATTTCATACACAAATCTTTTTTACAGAAACCAATCCAAAGAGGAAGCGGACTCGACTCTACCTGGAAAACTCTTTCGTCATTTCAATCAGATAGAAAGTTCGGTTGCGTTAGCTCTGACGGAAAAAAAACTTCCCGTATTCATCGCGGAAGAAAGAGGGAAGGCTCTTTTCGAATTCTTAAACAACCTTTGTTCTTCTCTAAAGACAAAAAAACTCATCTACTTGAATCCTCGTGGTGGAATTTATTCGGGTGGAGAAAAAATTTCGATCTACGACGTCGATTCCACGATCGAACCCGACCCAATCGATTCAGTCCTTTTTCACGCCTGCAATGAACTTTATAAAAACGTAATGGATCCCGAATTCGGGATCGCGATCACGTCCGCCTCTTCTATTTTGAAAGAATTATTCACGATCAAAGGAAGCGGAACTCTCATCCGAAAAAAGAATCGAATCGATTTTATTTCCGATCTCAATTCGGTTCCGAAAGAAAAGATCAATCACCTGATTGAAAGAGCATTTCAGAGACCTTTGAAGCCGAATTTTTGGGAACAGGAATTTGCAGGGATTCTTCTCGAATCCGAATACAAGGGATGTGCTCTGGTAAAAAAGACTCCTTACGGTTTTTTTCTTTCCAAGTTCGCGGTAGACGAAATCGCAAGAGGAGAAGGAGTGGGAAGGGATATCTGGGATCAAATGGTTCAAAGATTTCCGGTCCTTTTTTGGAGAGCACGAAAGGAAAATTCCATCTCCAAGTGGTATATGAAGGTCTGCGACGGAATGCAAAAAGAAGGAATCTGGATTTATTTTTGGATCGGAGTTTTGGAAGAACACATTCAACCGATTTGTAATTTTCTAAAAAATCTTCCTCAGGATTTGGAAGCACCGTCTAACAATCCGAAGTAG
- a CDS encoding THUMP domain-containing class I SAM-dependent RNA methyltransferase gives MTNFRGPAPKKSLRLKVRKPEGRSSFTDRSREKEIPSKTEWDFSRPDTFEYHASCPDGLSGLLREEILEAGLTVVAENRGGVFFQGSAKALKDFILTTGIASGISISLRYWRVDSPEDLYNQALQFPFEKIISSEQSFRIDSTTKDSLKDSRYATYKLKDAMFDRFRSKGKDTPQVSRDEPDFLFYLRSHSDHAKLSLGLNTRPLQQRGHGRIGGEAPIREILASALVRYSGWDTKSVLYDPFCGSGTIVIEAALKLLYGGYTNYRSLDSSLPFKKLFGEPNLKEAAGKVSKTLIFASDADEKALNLAKLNAKNAGVDHLIEFFTADATVSENEKGIQNGYIVTNPPYGVRLGTKEEAKEIYLAWGKRLKDHFSGNVLALVCGDTSLLGFLKLKKDKEQSLTIGKLKGKLVAYTLGK, from the coding sequence GTGACGAATTTTAGAGGTCCTGCTCCCAAAAAATCCCTGAGGTTAAAAGTTCGTAAACCCGAGGGAAGATCTTCTTTTACGGACCGTTCCAGAGAAAAAGAAATCCCATCCAAAACGGAATGGGATTTTTCCAGACCGGACACATTCGAATATCACGCTTCTTGTCCGGACGGACTTTCCGGTTTACTTCGAGAGGAAATCCTGGAAGCGGGACTCACGGTGGTCGCCGAAAATCGAGGAGGCGTTTTCTTTCAGGGATCGGCGAAGGCGTTAAAGGATTTTATTCTTACCACTGGAATCGCATCCGGTATCAGCATTTCTTTACGTTATTGGAGAGTCGATAGTCCCGAAGACCTTTATAATCAGGCGCTTCAATTTCCTTTTGAAAAAATCATCTCATCCGAACAATCTTTCCGAATCGATTCCACCACGAAAGATTCCTTAAAAGATTCACGTTATGCGACTTACAAACTCAAGGACGCGATGTTCGATCGTTTCCGTTCCAAGGGGAAGGATACTCCGCAAGTTTCCAGAGACGAACCCGATTTTTTATTCTATCTTCGCTCTCATTCCGATCACGCAAAACTTTCCCTCGGTCTAAATACGAGACCTTTACAACAAAGAGGTCATGGAAGAATCGGTGGAGAAGCCCCGATTCGCGAAATTCTCGCCTCCGCTTTGGTTCGATATTCGGGCTGGGACACCAAATCCGTGTTATACGATCCATTCTGCGGTTCGGGAACGATCGTGATCGAGGCGGCCTTGAAACTTTTATACGGCGGATATACGAATTACAGGAGTTTGGATTCTTCCCTTCCGTTTAAAAAACTTTTTGGAGAACCCAATCTCAAGGAAGCAGCGGGAAAGGTTTCAAAAACCCTGATATTCGCTTCGGACGCGGACGAAAAAGCTTTGAATCTCGCGAAGTTAAACGCGAAAAACGCCGGCGTCGATCATCTCATCGAGTTTTTCACTGCCGATGCAACGGTTTCGGAGAATGAAAAAGGAATTCAAAACGGATATATCGTTACGAATCCACCTTACGGGGTTCGTCTTGGGACCAAGGAAGAAGCAAAGGAAATCTATTTGGCCTGGGGAAAACGACTCAAGGACCATTTCTCGGGGAATGTGCTTGCGCTTGTTTGCGGAGATACGTCCCTTTTGGGTTTTCTGAAGTTGAAGAAAGACAAGGAACAATCGCTTACAATCGGGAAGCTTAAGGGAAAATTAGTTGCCTACACTCTGGGCAAATAA
- a CDS encoding glycosyltransferase family 9 protein — protein sequence MNEKILLIQTAFLGDLILTTAFFREVKRKYPNSHLTVVVNKGTDGVLEANPHIDRLIPLDKKEFKKSLWKFISFLWNLRKEEYTLCLLPHFSFRSTLMGFASGAKVRIGYESAGFSFLLTKRIPRPLRGKHEVEKLFSLIYDEKEYANLSKRPELFWKEESIFRVRVLMKENGLEPGNFILLAPSSVWETKRMPAPQFRALGERLFKESGKKIVLIGSKGDFELCEEVGSGFGINLAGKTNLQELSFLVSKASLMVSNDSSPIHFASAFNIPTLAVFGATVPDFGYTPLADRSFVSGISGLSCRPCGIHGGRVCPEGHFRCMREQDPDKLFSIAVQLEKGIQP from the coding sequence GTGAATGAAAAAATACTTTTGATTCAAACGGCGTTTCTCGGCGACCTAATCTTAACGACCGCATTCTTTCGAGAAGTAAAACGCAAGTATCCGAATTCTCATCTCACCGTTGTCGTCAACAAAGGCACGGACGGTGTTTTGGAAGCGAATCCTCATATCGATCGCCTGATTCCTCTGGATAAGAAAGAATTTAAAAAATCTCTTTGGAAATTTATTTCGTTTCTTTGGAACTTAAGAAAAGAAGAATATACCCTTTGCCTCCTTCCCCATTTTTCCTTTCGGTCCACATTGATGGGTTTTGCGAGCGGAGCGAAAGTAAGAATCGGATATGAAAGCGCCGGTTTTTCTTTCCTCTTAACAAAACGGATTCCGCGACCTTTGCGGGGAAAACACGAGGTGGAAAAATTATTCTCCTTAATCTACGATGAAAAGGAATACGCAAATCTTTCCAAACGACCGGAGTTGTTTTGGAAGGAAGAATCGATTTTTCGTGTGCGTGTATTGATGAAGGAGAACGGACTTGAACCGGGAAACTTTATTCTTCTGGCTCCGAGTTCGGTCTGGGAAACAAAGCGGATGCCGGCTCCCCAGTTTCGTGCGTTAGGTGAACGACTTTTCAAAGAATCAGGAAAGAAAATCGTTCTCATCGGATCCAAAGGGGATTTCGAACTCTGCGAGGAAGTCGGTTCCGGTTTCGGAATCAATCTCGCAGGAAAGACGAATCTTCAGGAACTTTCGTTTCTGGTTTCCAAAGCCTCCCTGATGGTCAGCAACGATTCTTCTCCGATTCATTTTGCCTCGGCCTTTAATATTCCTACGTTAGCCGTCTTTGGAGCGACCGTTCCGGATTTCGGTTATACTCCTTTGGCGGATCGTTCTTTTGTTTCCGGTATTTCCGGGCTTTCTTGTCGTCCCTGTGGAATTCACGGCGGAAGAGTTTGTCCGGAAGGACATTTTCGTTGTATGAGAGAACAGGATCCCGACAAATTATTTTCAATCGCAGTCCAATTAGAAAAGGGAATCCAACCATGA
- a CDS encoding D-alanine--D-alanine ligase family protein has translation MNEKIPTVLAYADLHEFTGEFPDSYKQEWESSASVERILELLNELGETTELVVTPKDLLEKLNLYSSIPFSKRPVIFHLMEGFRSRNREALIPASAELFGFPHTGSDAFAQNVSLDKNLTKLFAKSLGIPVPNGFSLSYEDRKNFVLPKEVPYPCFLKPSGEGSSLGIGEESLVLNEDELFTRLKDLPEEYFPYLVEEYLKGSEYTISVMGSPGYGYRVSGAGRLVLREDLKVEDVYGEKTKSKDRMPEALVFDCPEKTESFLQEQSVLICKSLATSGPARLDWKCNGEEKPFLLEVNLTPGLSPFYSTFPICYRQGLGDEKTLFSEILKIARLESESPRFLYSKFKTTHSSLTKS, from the coding sequence ATGAATGAGAAAATTCCGACCGTCCTTGCATATGCCGATCTTCACGAGTTTACGGGAGAATTTCCGGATTCTTACAAACAAGAATGGGAATCTTCCGCTTCCGTTGAGAGAATTCTTGAATTGTTAAACGAACTCGGAGAAACTACCGAACTCGTGGTTACTCCGAAAGATCTATTAGAAAAATTGAATTTATACTCATCGATTCCTTTTTCTAAACGGCCGGTGATCTTTCATTTGATGGAAGGGTTTCGTTCCAGAAATCGGGAAGCTTTGATTCCTGCGTCCGCCGAACTTTTCGGATTTCCACATACAGGTTCGGACGCCTTCGCCCAAAACGTTTCTTTGGATAAGAATCTAACGAAACTATTTGCCAAATCCTTGGGAATTCCCGTCCCAAATGGATTCTCCTTATCCTATGAAGATCGAAAGAATTTCGTTTTGCCGAAAGAGGTCCCGTATCCTTGTTTTTTGAAACCTTCCGGAGAAGGTTCAAGCCTCGGAATCGGAGAGGAGAGCCTGGTTTTGAACGAAGACGAACTCTTTACTCGTTTAAAGGATTTACCCGAGGAATACTTCCCTTACTTAGTGGAAGAATACTTAAAAGGTTCTGAATATACGATTTCCGTAATGGGATCTCCCGGTTATGGGTATCGTGTCAGCGGCGCGGGGAGATTGGTTTTGCGGGAGGATCTGAAAGTGGAAGACGTTTACGGAGAAAAAACGAAGTCGAAGGATAGGATGCCGGAGGCCTTGGTTTTTGATTGTCCGGAGAAAACGGAGTCGTTCCTCCAGGAGCAAAGCGTGCTGATTTGTAAATCTTTAGCCACTTCCGGTCCTGCACGTTTGGATTGGAAATGTAACGGGGAAGAAAAACCGTTTCTTTTGGAAGTCAATCTGACGCCCGGTCTGTCTCCGTTTTATTCCACTTTTCCGATTTGTTATCGTCAGGGCTTAGGGGACGAAAAAACCTTGTTTTCAGAGATTCTCAAGATCGCGAGATTGGAATCGGAATCTCCTCGGTTTTTATATTCCAAGTTCAAGACGACTCATTCCAGTCTCACGAAATCGTAG
- a CDS encoding DCC1-like thiol-disulfide oxidoreductase family protein produces the protein MNALVFLYDGDCNFCKDLAQKLQSYNLNPKIRFQSFREFSEKELREIHPNLNIQVAEGNVQMIADGRRYPGFFAVRKLSHSLRGFRWIAPLLYLPLIPIFGMIGMNLLKTLKSR, from the coding sequence ATGAACGCACTTGTCTTTTTATACGATGGGGATTGCAATTTCTGCAAGGATTTAGCCCAGAAGCTCCAATCGTATAACCTCAACCCTAAGATCCGTTTTCAATCATTCCGAGAATTTTCCGAAAAAGAACTCAGAGAAATTCATCCGAACCTAAACATTCAAGTTGCAGAAGGAAACGTTCAGATGATCGCAGACGGAAGGCGTTACCCCGGTTTTTTTGCGGTCCGAAAACTCAGCCATTCTCTCAGAGGATTTCGATGGATCGCGCCCCTTCTCTATCTTCCTCTGATACCGATTTTTGGAATGATCGGAATGAACCTCTTAAAGACTTTGAAAAGCAGATAA